The Sulfuricaulis sp. region GGTGAGTGGTCCACGGTTTTTCAATCTCAGCGCCTTCCAGGAAAGCGGGTTTTTTGACGAGACGGTCTCCGCGGTGCGCTACGCGCAGAAATATGCGGTGGCGACGGGTTGCCCCGTGCGTGTGCAAATAACTGCAACCGGATTTACCCTGTATCGCCCCGGTAATGTCGGGGCATGTCAAACCGGACCTTATAACATTCCGATCGCTGATCCGTCCGGTAACGCGACGACCTTCATACGTACGGC contains the following coding sequences:
- a CDS encoding GspH/FimT family pseudopilin yields the protein MQMRFGCPKGFTLVEMIVTLIIVALIAAVSGPRFFNLSAFQESGFFDETVSAVRYAQKYAVATGCPVRVQITATGFTLYRPGNVGACQTGPYNIPIADPSGNATTFIRTAPSGVTFNPTADFIFTASGTAILLTDPLTINIVGSSHLFRVFGETGFVQRQ